A window from Kovacikia minuta CCNUW1 encodes these proteins:
- the ftsH2 gene encoding ATP-dependent zinc metalloprotease FtsH2: MKFSWKTVLLWMIPALVIGFFFWQGSIATSPMNMGRNTASTRMTYGRFLEYLDANRVVSVDLYEGGRTAIVEAVDPELDNRLQRLRVDLPGNAPELISRLRKSNISFDSHPTRNDGALWGLLGNLIFPILLIGGLFFLFRRSGNVPGGPGQAMNFGKSRARFQMEAKTGVMFDDVAGIEEAKEELQEVVTFLKKPERFTAVGARIPKGVLLIGPPGTGKTLLAKAIAGEAGVPFFSISGSEFVEMFVGVGASRVRDLFKKAKENAPCIIFIDEIDAVGRQRGAGIGGGNDEREQTLNQLLTEMDGFEGNTGIIIIAATNRPDVLDSALLRPGRFDRQVTVDPPDIKGRLEVLQVHARNKKLANEVSLDAIARRTPGFTGADLANLLNEAAILTARRRKEAITMLEIDDAVDRVVAGMEGTPLVDSKSKRLIAYHEIGHAIIGTLVKAHDPVQKVTLVPRGQARGLTWFTPSDEQSLISRAQILARITGALGGRAAEEIIFGDAEVTTGAGNDLQQVSGMARQMVTRFGMSDLGPLSLESQSGEVFLGRDWMMRSEYSEEIAARIDAQVHLIVEHCYDDARRIIRENRVVIDRLVDLLIERETIDGEEFRRIVAEYTDIPVKEQYTPQL; the protein is encoded by the coding sequence ATGAAATTTTCGTGGAAAACAGTTTTACTGTGGATGATCCCGGCTCTGGTCATTGGGTTTTTCTTCTGGCAGGGGTCAATTGCCACTTCTCCTATGAATATGGGTAGAAATACTGCCAGTACCCGGATGACCTATGGTCGCTTTCTGGAATATCTGGATGCTAACCGGGTTGTCAGTGTGGATCTGTATGAAGGCGGGCGGACTGCGATCGTTGAAGCAGTTGACCCAGAGTTAGACAATCGCCTCCAGCGGCTCCGGGTTGACCTGCCGGGAAATGCTCCAGAATTAATCTCCAGGTTGAGAAAATCAAACATCAGTTTTGACTCCCATCCCACACGCAATGATGGAGCGCTTTGGGGTTTATTGGGTAACTTGATTTTTCCAATCCTACTGATTGGTGGGTTGTTTTTCTTGTTCCGCCGCTCCGGGAATGTTCCGGGTGGTCCCGGACAGGCAATGAACTTTGGCAAGTCTCGCGCCCGCTTCCAGATGGAAGCCAAAACGGGTGTCATGTTCGATGATGTGGCAGGGATTGAAGAAGCCAAGGAAGAACTCCAGGAAGTGGTCACCTTCCTCAAAAAGCCGGAACGCTTCACCGCAGTAGGTGCCCGCATTCCCAAAGGTGTCCTGTTGATTGGTCCTCCTGGAACGGGTAAAACGCTCCTGGCAAAGGCGATCGCTGGCGAAGCAGGGGTGCCCTTCTTCAGCATCTCTGGTTCAGAATTTGTGGAGATGTTTGTGGGCGTAGGCGCATCACGAGTGCGTGATTTGTTCAAGAAAGCGAAGGAGAATGCCCCCTGCATCATCTTCATTGATGAAATTGATGCGGTAGGGCGGCAGCGGGGTGCCGGGATTGGTGGGGGCAACGACGAACGGGAGCAAACGCTGAACCAGTTGTTGACCGAGATGGATGGGTTTGAGGGCAACACGGGGATTATCATCATTGCGGCGACGAACCGCCCCGATGTGCTGGACTCGGCGCTGTTGCGTCCTGGTCGGTTTGACCGTCAGGTCACCGTCGATCCACCCGATATTAAGGGACGGCTGGAGGTGCTTCAGGTTCACGCTCGTAACAAGAAGCTGGCAAACGAGGTTTCCCTGGATGCGATCGCCCGTCGCACGCCTGGATTCACGGGTGCCGATCTGGCAAACCTGTTGAATGAAGCCGCCATTCTCACCGCCCGCCGTCGCAAGGAAGCCATTACCATGCTGGAAATTGACGACGCGGTAGACCGGGTTGTTGCCGGAATGGAAGGCACGCCCTTAGTGGATAGCAAGAGTAAGCGCCTGATTGCCTATCATGAGATTGGTCACGCCATTATTGGCACACTCGTCAAAGCGCATGACCCGGTTCAAAAAGTAACGCTAGTGCCTCGCGGTCAGGCACGGGGGTTGACCTGGTTCACGCCCAGCGATGAGCAAAGTTTAATTTCTAGAGCCCAAATCTTAGCCCGGATCACAGGCGCACTGGGAGGACGGGCAGCTGAGGAAATCATTTTTGGCGATGCTGAAGTTACAACTGGGGCTGGCAATGACCTGCAACAGGTAAGCGGCATGGCACGCCAGATGGTTACTCGTTTTGGGATGTCCGATCTGGGTCCCCTGTCGCTTGAAAGCCAGTCCGGTGAGGTTTTTCTCGGTCGGGATTGGATGATGCGCTCAGAATATTCGGAGGAAATTGCCGCCCGAATTGATGCCCAGGTTCACTTAATTGTTGAACATTGCTATGATGACGCGCGTCGAATTATTCGTGAAAATCGAGTTGTGATCGATCGCTTAGTAGATCTACTCATCGAACGCGAAACCATCGATGGGGAGGAGTTTCGGCGGATCGTTGCTGAGTATACAGATATACCTGTGAAAGAGCAGTATACTCCTCAGTTATAA
- a CDS encoding sensor histidine kinase: MINFSQLLMERADLIIEQWMEMVQQDRHMKADDTLSPTAVRDHIPLVLRAIATILSRTQTSDIQTLAEASLEHGILRAEQGFDPTEVAREYRLLRAAIFSSLEPELMSGTPAEVYRVFRLIDTVVDEAISQSFKSYVEERVKELEQLQQQVTLGSQEVSRLLRISQDTLSQQFTSKLKVPLNSVIDYANLFLRQQKQITETQDNSPRIDHIERVLHNSRLILRLVNDTTELLRYETGQLQLHLLPTNVSAMIRQTLQTMDSEIAAKNLHVNLECEAAPLQVLTDPLRLQQILTNLLSNAIRYTETGSINILCQELSNHHWLLSIKDTGIGISVENQSQIFEPYFQIDSHLRSPDTEGTGLGLAIVLRLVRLLQGEIQVESEVGVGSTFTVRFSDRSGAISSLTPNTDHLTLL; encoded by the coding sequence ATGATTAATTTCAGTCAACTGCTGATGGAGCGGGCAGACCTCATTATCGAACAGTGGATGGAAATGGTGCAGCAAGATCGCCACATGAAAGCCGATGATACGCTGTCACCTACAGCAGTTCGAGATCACATCCCCCTTGTGCTGCGGGCGATCGCAACCATCCTTTCCAGAACTCAAACAAGTGATATTCAAACCCTTGCAGAAGCCAGTTTGGAACACGGTATTCTACGTGCCGAGCAAGGATTTGATCCGACGGAAGTCGCACGGGAGTATCGTTTGCTACGCGCGGCTATCTTCTCAAGTCTGGAACCAGAGTTAATGAGTGGGACTCCCGCCGAGGTCTATCGGGTTTTTCGTTTAATTGACACGGTGGTGGATGAAGCAATTTCCCAGAGCTTCAAAAGTTATGTGGAAGAACGAGTCAAAGAACTGGAGCAATTACAACAGCAGGTCACCTTGGGGAGCCAGGAAGTTAGCCGTCTTCTCCGAATTAGTCAGGATACACTTTCCCAACAATTCACCAGCAAACTTAAAGTCCCCCTCAACTCGGTTATCGATTACGCAAATCTGTTCCTGCGGCAGCAAAAACAAATCACAGAAACACAGGATAACTCGCCTCGAATTGACCACATCGAGCGAGTGCTGCATAACAGCAGATTAATTTTGCGCTTAGTCAACGATACGACGGAACTACTCCGTTATGAAACCGGACAACTTCAATTGCATTTGCTACCTACAAATGTCTCTGCGATGATTCGGCAAACCTTGCAAACTATGGATTCGGAGATCGCCGCGAAAAATTTACACGTAAATCTTGAATGTGAAGCGGCTCCATTGCAAGTTTTGACCGATCCATTGCGCCTGCAACAGATCCTGACAAATCTATTAAGTAATGCCATTCGTTACACAGAAACTGGTTCAATTAACATCCTGTGCCAGGAACTTTCCAATCACCACTGGTTGCTCTCAATCAAAGATACGGGTATCGGAATTTCTGTGGAGAACCAATCTCAAATTTTTGAACCCTATTTTCAGATCGATAGCCACTTGCGATCTCCCGACACTGAAGGTACCGGATTAGGACTCGCGATCGTGCTCCGGTTAGTTAGATTATTGCAGGGCGAGATTCAGGTGGAATCTGAAGTTGGAGTTGGTTCTACTTTTACAGTTAGATTTTCCGATCGTAGTGGAGCGATCTCTTCCCTGACACCCAACACCGACCACCTGACACTGCTATAA
- a CDS encoding dynamin family protein encodes MKVETTHFLNDLDRIAKSRQRISDYLSRIAETLTQAEFDGERASGKLGLEREIEDTTVASKNLKQGVFRLLVLGDMKRGKSTFLNALIGENLLPSDVNPCTALLTILRYGPEKQVTIYFNDGKPPEQIDFKDFKQRYTIAPEEAKQLEQQQQQAFPDVTHAVVEYPLPLLEKGVEIVDSPGLNDTEARNELSLGYIVNCHAILFVLRASQPCTLAERRYLENYIKDRGLSVFFLINAWDQVKEGLIDPDDAEELAAAEAKLRQVFHANLAAYCQVDGIDTYDERVFEISAISALRRRVKDSTASLEGTGFPAFMGALNTFLTQERAIAELRQARTLARQAFTRVREAIERRIPLLDQNVEELKQRISSVEPQFSQLSAIRDEFRDEIRKMRDRKARTIADSFRTYVLNLESTFEQDFLRYQPPDLNFLDFFSESRRQQFSAAAQQSFQQYVNDKFFAWTLTAEKELTAAFAELSQSAARYGASYVEVTDQITEKLTGQTIQTRASIHAEDDGTPGWAKWAMGLFSLAAGNFAGAALAATGFDFKSILLNFFTAAGVSIIATGLFGVIMGPVAFALVGLGVGALQADHARKQFAKAIKNELVKHLPQVAQEQWQPIYSAVQECFDTYEREVVKRVNEDIQSRKGELDNLLKQKESYEINRTAELDRLRNVEKTVSTECQNLESEYQSLLSVG; translated from the coding sequence ATGAAAGTAGAAACCACCCACTTCCTCAACGATCTCGATCGCATTGCCAAATCCCGTCAGCGCATTTCTGATTACCTCAGCAGGATTGCCGAAACGTTGACTCAAGCCGAATTTGATGGGGAACGGGCATCGGGCAAACTGGGACTCGAACGAGAGATCGAAGATACCACAGTTGCCAGTAAGAACTTGAAGCAAGGCGTGTTTCGGCTCCTGGTTCTGGGGGATATGAAACGGGGTAAAAGTACCTTTCTAAACGCCCTGATTGGGGAGAATCTCTTGCCCAGTGATGTGAATCCCTGTACGGCGTTGCTGACCATTCTGAGATACGGCCCAGAAAAGCAAGTCACCATCTATTTCAATGACGGAAAACCCCCAGAGCAAATTGACTTTAAGGATTTTAAGCAGCGCTATACGATCGCCCCAGAGGAAGCCAAGCAGTTGGAACAACAACAGCAACAGGCATTTCCGGATGTAACCCATGCCGTCGTTGAGTACCCACTTCCCCTGCTGGAAAAGGGAGTGGAAATTGTAGACAGTCCTGGTTTAAACGATACGGAAGCCCGGAACGAACTGTCCCTGGGCTACATTGTTAACTGCCACGCGATTCTATTTGTTTTGCGGGCTTCCCAACCCTGCACCCTGGCAGAGCGCCGCTATCTGGAGAACTACATCAAAGATCGGGGGCTGTCGGTTTTCTTTCTGATCAATGCCTGGGATCAGGTCAAAGAGGGGTTGATCGACCCGGATGATGCGGAGGAACTGGCAGCAGCTGAGGCCAAGCTCCGTCAGGTATTTCATGCCAATCTGGCAGCCTATTGCCAGGTCGATGGCATCGACACCTATGACGAACGGGTGTTTGAGATTTCAGCCATTAGTGCGTTACGGCGACGGGTCAAAGATTCTACCGCATCCCTGGAAGGAACGGGCTTTCCAGCATTTATGGGCGCACTCAACACATTCCTGACCCAGGAGCGAGCGATCGCGGAACTGCGCCAGGCCAGAACCCTTGCCCGTCAAGCATTTACCCGTGTGCGGGAGGCGATCGAACGGCGCATTCCTTTGCTCGACCAGAATGTGGAGGAACTGAAGCAACGGATCAGTTCGGTGGAACCTCAGTTTAGTCAATTGAGCGCCATTCGAGATGAGTTTCGGGATGAGATTCGGAAAATGCGGGATCGCAAGGCGAGGACGATCGCCGACTCCTTTCGCACCTATGTTCTCAATTTGGAAAGTACCTTTGAACAGGACTTTCTGCGCTACCAGCCCCCCGACCTCAACTTCCTCGACTTCTTCAGTGAAAGCAGACGGCAACAATTTAGCGCCGCTGCCCAACAGTCATTCCAGCAGTACGTCAACGACAAGTTCTTTGCCTGGACCTTGACCGCTGAAAAGGAATTGACCGCAGCCTTTGCCGAACTCTCTCAGAGCGCTGCCAGGTATGGTGCATCCTACGTTGAAGTGACCGACCAGATTACCGAAAAGTTAACGGGACAAACGATTCAAACGCGGGCAAGTATCCATGCAGAGGATGATGGCACTCCTGGTTGGGCAAAGTGGGCAATGGGGCTATTCTCCCTGGCAGCAGGGAACTTTGCGGGGGCTGCTCTGGCAGCAACCGGGTTTGACTTCAAGAGCATTCTGCTTAATTTCTTCACGGCTGCGGGCGTTTCCATCATCGCTACTGGGCTGTTTGGGGTGATCATGGGACCTGTCGCCTTTGCTCTGGTGGGGTTGGGGGTTGGGGCGTTGCAAGCCGACCATGCCCGCAAACAGTTTGCTAAAGCAATCAAAAATGAATTGGTCAAACATTTACCCCAGGTGGCACAGGAACAATGGCAGCCCATTTATAGTGCGGTTCAGGAGTGTTTCGATACCTACGAACGAGAAGTGGTCAAGCGGGTCAACGAAGATATTCAATCCCGTAAGGGCGAGTTAGACAATCTTCTGAAGCAAAAAGAATCCTACGAAATTAACCGAACTGCGGAACTCGATCGCCTGCGAAACGTGGAGAAAACCGTTTCTACCGAATGTCAAAACCTGGAATCGGAGTACCAATCTCTGCTGTCAGTTGGTTAG
- the lexA gene encoding transcriptional repressor LexA, with translation MPSLLTPSQERVFNWIEDYIAQYGISPTYREIQKGLGYRSPAPVQQHIHTLTEKGFVSHVPGKACSIRILRPSDGIPLVGAIAAHSLVETFPEAEVQHLELSCLPKLGRLSKHELSQHFALRVRGDSMTGALIDQDDVVIMRRESNLRSIRNGTIVSARVNGTTTLKYLYRTGNQITLQPANPKYEPTVIDIRVEELDIQGVYVGLLRNLA, from the coding sequence ATGCCTTCTCTGCTCACTCCGTCTCAGGAACGAGTTTTTAACTGGATTGAGGACTACATTGCTCAATATGGTATTTCACCGACCTATCGGGAAATTCAAAAAGGGCTGGGGTATCGATCGCCTGCTCCCGTCCAGCAACATATCCACACATTAACCGAGAAAGGATTCGTTAGCCACGTTCCTGGTAAAGCCTGCTCGATTAGAATTCTTCGCCCCAGTGATGGGATTCCGCTGGTCGGGGCGATCGCGGCTCATAGTTTGGTGGAAACCTTTCCAGAGGCTGAAGTTCAACACCTTGAACTTTCTTGTTTACCCAAATTAGGGCGGTTGTCTAAACATGAACTGTCCCAGCACTTTGCCTTACGTGTGCGCGGTGACAGCATGACGGGGGCATTGATTGATCAGGATGATGTGGTGATCATGCGACGAGAGTCGAATCTGCGATCAATTCGCAATGGCACGATTGTTTCTGCCCGCGTGAATGGCACAACGACCCTGAAGTATCTCTACCGCACGGGCAATCAAATTACGCTTCAGCCCGCCAATCCTAAGTACGAACCAACCGTAATTGACATCAGAGTCGAAGAATTGGATATCCAGGGAGTTTACGTAGGGCTACTCAGGAACTTAGCTTAG